One genomic region from Streptomyces sp. NBC_00457 encodes:
- a CDS encoding SDR family oxidoreductase: MTKDPLPIHGSTALVLGPRGTAYDVLREAFESVGVKLVPQQATFAPSRRPARSPSLRPGVPPLAAPAGSPSTSGPSTGPSGRHAESTHRTPLLDGQTLPAGALVDDTGGQDVAVPDICCALLTGTAVLDSATPSAPLPRRTLSRIAAAMADRGSGRMILVLDGAGGLHTGVPADEAAARAADLAWWRQLAARLSCRGVLANQIRVGVAPCLSHRPGAHRTAAVLRHLPLRRVAQPADLAAAVLHLASDGCTYTVAETIPVDGGMGLTMVPPLRPSRARTDSTEPFDQSRGGADLFDLRGRHCLVVGGSSGIGREAALELARRGADVTVVARREREILAVAHEISALGRRAEAVRQDVQQLDALEPLVERLWSAARIDALVYATGLCEPEAPEDQPALRERTLDVNYRGYVTLADALVRRWAHDRRGGAVVAIGSAGAGFVPGLESYAASKAALIQHTRSLAVSGGRHRIRANCVQPGLISTPMADASAHEGFQDAWLARIPQGRAGLPGDVAPLVAYLASDASAYVTGAVLHVDGGLALGGLPPLAGNGGLA, encoded by the coding sequence ATGACCAAGGACCCGCTGCCGATCCACGGTTCCACCGCGCTCGTCCTGGGCCCACGCGGGACGGCGTACGACGTCCTCCGCGAGGCCTTCGAAAGCGTCGGCGTGAAGCTGGTGCCCCAACAGGCAACGTTCGCCCCGTCGCGACGCCCGGCACGCTCCCCCAGCCTTCGGCCGGGGGTGCCCCCACTCGCCGCACCGGCCGGAAGCCCAAGTACATCCGGTCCATCGACGGGGCCTTCCGGCCGGCACGCCGAGAGCACGCACCGGACGCCGCTCCTTGACGGGCAAACGTTGCCTGCCGGGGCACTGGTCGACGACACCGGTGGGCAGGACGTGGCGGTCCCCGACATCTGCTGCGCCCTGCTCACCGGCACCGCCGTCCTCGACAGCGCCACCCCGTCCGCGCCCCTGCCGCGCAGGACCCTCTCACGGATCGCCGCGGCCATGGCGGACCGTGGATCGGGCCGGATGATCCTCGTCCTGGACGGGGCGGGCGGACTGCACACCGGCGTCCCGGCCGACGAGGCGGCGGCGCGGGCAGCCGACCTGGCCTGGTGGCGGCAGCTCGCGGCCCGCCTGTCCTGCCGCGGCGTCCTCGCCAACCAGATCCGCGTCGGTGTCGCTCCCTGCCTCTCGCACCGGCCCGGCGCGCACCGCACCGCCGCAGTCCTGCGCCACCTGCCCCTGCGCCGCGTCGCCCAGCCCGCGGACCTGGCCGCCGCCGTCCTGCATCTGGCGTCGGATGGCTGCACCTACACGGTGGCCGAGACGATCCCGGTCGACGGCGGCATGGGACTGACGATGGTTCCGCCCCTGCGCCCGTCCCGCGCACGCACCGACAGCACGGAACCCTTCGATCAATCCCGGGGCGGAGCCGACCTGTTCGACCTGCGCGGACGGCACTGCCTGGTCGTCGGCGGGAGCAGCGGCATCGGACGGGAGGCGGCGCTGGAGCTGGCGCGGCGGGGGGCCGACGTCACGGTCGTGGCGCGGCGCGAGCGCGAAATCCTCGCCGTGGCTCACGAAATCAGCGCCCTGGGCCGTCGTGCCGAGGCCGTGCGCCAGGACGTGCAACAACTCGACGCGCTCGAGCCGCTGGTGGAGCGGCTGTGGTCCGCGGCGCGGATCGATGCCCTGGTGTACGCGACCGGACTGTGCGAACCGGAGGCCCCGGAGGACCAACCCGCCCTGCGGGAACGCACGTTGGACGTCAACTACCGGGGATACGTCACCCTCGCCGACGCGCTGGTACGACGCTGGGCACATGACCGGCGCGGCGGCGCCGTCGTCGCGATCGGCTCCGCCGGGGCGGGCTTCGTGCCCGGGCTGGAGAGCTACGCCGCGAGCAAGGCCGCCCTGATCCAGCACACCCGGAGCCTCGCCGTCTCCGGAGGACGCCACCGGATCCGGGCCAACTGCGTGCAGCCCGGCCTGATCTCCACCCCGATGGCCGACGCGTCGGCGCACGAAGGGTTCCAGGACGCATGGCTCGCCAGGATCCCCCAGGGCAGGGCGGGTCTGCCGGGCGATGTGGCGCCGCTCGTGGCCTATCTGGCGTCGGACGCGTCCGCGTACGTGACGGGTGCCGTCCTGCATGTCGACGGCGGCCTCGCCCTGGGCGGACTGCCACCGCTGGCCGGGAACGGGGGCCTGGCATGA